The Elusimicrobiota bacterium nucleotide sequence AGGTATTTGGTTATAATATCACTTCGTTTTGAAATCAATGGAAAAAGGAGATGTTAATTTAAATGCTGAAGAAAGAACTTGATACGATAAAGAAAAAGTTGCTTGAGGATAAAGCTACGATTTTGTCTATTATTCATAAAGAAAATCCTTCAACCAGTGACGAGACTGATGTCGGGGATGAGATTGATACTGCATCTAAAACGTTGGAGAAAGAGTTACTGTACGAACTGACAGATAATGAACGTAAGCAGCTGGAAGAAATTGAAAACGCGATTGAAAAAATTGAACAAAACAGGTATGGTTCCTGCGAGTCATGCAGGGTTAAGATCCCGGAGACCAGGTTGAAGGCGATACCTTCCACGCGGTACTGTATTGAATGTCAGAGAAAGATGGAACGCGGGTAAACACGTTATTCCTCCTCAGATAAAAAACTTTTTTGGCGATACGTCGCTGTTAAAAGGCTATCTCGATTTGTACGAACCCCGGCAACAGCAGTTGCAGATGGCGGAAATAATTGAGTCATCTATAAAACTTGGAAAGCATTGTTTGATAGAAGCCGGGACGGGGACCGGGAAGAGTTTGGCGTATCTCATACCTGTCATAAACTACGTTGTTGATAATGATACTAAAGTCATTGTTTCTACCTACACCAAAGCACTGCAAGAGCAATTAGTTAAGAAAGACCTGCCGTTTCTCCATAAGGTTTATAAGGATCAGGGTGTGGAGTTTAAGTATGCGTTAAGTGTTGGCAGTGAAAATTATGTTTGCCGCAGGCGATGGGAAAAAGTTGTGAAAACCGGGTTGCTGCCAGTATATATTGATCCTGAGGAAGTTAACAGGTTTGTTGAATGGGTGCAGTCTACTAAAACAGGCCTAAGGTTGGATCTTGAGTTTAAAATAAGCCCTGACTTATGGAAAATCGCGTGCAGGGAAAGTGATTTTTGCCTTCATAATAAATGCCCTGAATTTAATAACTGTTATTTTCATAGAGCCCTGGATACTGTTATGAAAGCTAATGTTATCGTGTGTAACCACCACATGTTTTTTCTTAATCTTCACAATCCAAGGAAGTTTATGCCGTCCGCGGAAGTTATTGTGTTCGATGAAGCGCATACCGTTGAGGAAGTCGCAGTTGCGCTGCTTGGGCTTGATTTTTCGTTACGCAGCCTTAAACGTGTAACGGATAGTATTTATAACCCGGCATCACGACGCGGGATTTTGTCGCGTATGGAAGATACTGATCCTGAATGGGTTAAGCATGTGCGCTCGGATCTCGGTAGTTGCGAACGCGTAATAGTTGAGTTATTGAATGAATGGGTTAAGGTGTTAGGCACGGAACTTACTATCAAACGTATAAGAGAACCGTTAATCCTGCCCGGGCCGGCGGTATTGCAGTTAAAACATCTTCAGCAGTTGATCAATACAGGGGTACAGTACTCAAAAACATGGGAAGATGAGATGGAATTACGCGCGATTGCAGAACGTATTGACGGGTTGATACATAACCTCGAAGCTTTTTGTACGCAGTGTTTGGACGGGTACGTTTACTGGATAGAATCAGAAATATTTAATCATATACCAACGGTAAAACTTTACGCTGCACCTGTGGATGTCGCTAAGATATTAAGGGATGAATTATTTGAAGAATTGCCGGTGGTAATACTTACCTCCGCGACAAT carries:
- a CDS encoding TraR/DksA family transcriptional regulator: MLKKELDTIKKKLLEDKATILSIIHKENPSTSDETDVGDEIDTASKTLEKELLYELTDNERKQLEEIENAIEKIEQNRYGSCESCRVKIPETRLKAIPSTRYCIECQRKMERG
- a CDS encoding helicase C-terminal domain-containing protein, whose protein sequence is MNVRERWNAGKHVIPPQIKNFFGDTSLLKGYLDLYEPRQQQLQMAEIIESSIKLGKHCLIEAGTGTGKSLAYLIPVINYVVDNDTKVIVSTYTKALQEQLVKKDLPFLHKVYKDQGVEFKYALSVGSENYVCRRRWEKVVKTGLLPVYIDPEEVNRFVEWVQSTKTGLRLDLEFKISPDLWKIACRESDFCLHNKCPEFNNCYFHRALDTVMKANVIVCNHHMFFLNLHNPRKFMPSAEVIVFDEAHTVEEVAVALLGLDFSLRSLKRVTDSIYNPASRRGILSRMEDTDPEWVKHVRSDLGSCERVIVELLNEWVKVLGTELTIKRIREPLILPGPAVLQLKHLQQLINTGVQYSKTWEDEMELRAIAERIDGLIHNLEAFCTQCLDGYVYWIESEIFNHIPTVKLYAAPVDVAKILRDELFEELPVVILTSATITVNKSFEYFKNRIGLTSGKVVELLLDSPFDYENNVVLYTPQHFPRPDGEDYASRVGNELVELLKFIQGRMLVLSTSYSFMRGIHKLVKEGVENSGLELKLLIQGQGEAYKLVDKFKSHPGSVLFGTDTFWQGVDIPGDDLLCVAITRLPFAVPTHPIIEARGDLIREAGGEPFKEYQLPEAILMFRQGFGRLVRTINDWGIIAVFDPRIQSLWYGKLFLQSLPKVRVVHRIEEVQDFFAAKHKA